The genomic interval AATAGGTACTGGAGATATGTTTGTTATGGATAGAATAAATGAGAATTCAAACAAACCTAAAATTTTACTTGTAAATAAAGTTGACTTAATAAGTGATGAGCAAAAAGAAGAAAAATTAAAAGAAATAGAAGAAAAATTGGGGAAATTTGATAAGATAATCTTTGCTTCAGCTATGTATTCTTTTGGAATTGCTCAACTACTAGAAGCCTTAGATCCTTATCTAGAAGAAGGAGTTAAATATTATCCTGATGATATGTACACAGACATGTCAACTTATAGAATAATAACAGAAATTGTCAGAGAAAAAATCCTATTGAAAACTAGAGATGAAATTCCTCATTCTGTTGCAGTTGAAATAATTGATGTAGAAAGAAATGAAGGTAAAAAAGATAAGTTCAATATAAATATCTATGTTGAAAGAGATTCTCAAAAGGGTATTATTATTGGAAAAAATGGAAAAATGTTAAAAGATATAGGAATGGAAGCAAGACAAGAAATAGAGGATTTACTTGGTGAAAAAATATATTTAGGTCTTTGGGTAAAAGTTAAAGATGACTGGAGAAAGAAAAAACCATTTTTAAAAGAAATGGGTTATGTTGAAGAAAAATAAAATCAAAAAGACTATG from Fusobacterium pseudoperiodonticum carries:
- the era gene encoding GTPase Era, which codes for MKAGFIAIVGRPNVGKSTLINKMVAEKVAIVSDKAGTTRDNIKGILNVKDNQYIFIDTPGIHKPQHLLGEYMTNIAINILKDVDVILFLIDASKTIGTGDMFVMDRINENSNKPKILLVNKVDLISDEQKEEKLKEIEEKLGKFDKIIFASAMYSFGIAQLLEALDPYLEEGVKYYPDDMYTDMSTYRIITEIVREKILLKTRDEIPHSVAVEIIDVERNEGKKDKFNINIYVERDSQKGIIIGKNGKMLKDIGMEARQEIEDLLGEKIYLGLWVKVKDDWRKKKPFLKEMGYVEEK